One stretch of Acholeplasma laidlawii PG-8A DNA includes these proteins:
- the yqeK gene encoding bis(5'-nucleosyl)-tetraphosphatase (symmetrical) YqeK: MIDKITEDVRLKYKDNPKRYEHILGVVKTAVSLSLRYGVDSNQAYIAAIFHDYTKYDDISTQTSVLDINEIKTYKDVPVMYHALSAAAILKNTYNVQDEMILNAIKYHVYGRVGMTILDKIILIADKIEPTRDYPLVHVLRKLSLESLDETIKVYLNDLVTNPELGYVTNKKDILEIIKSIGE, translated from the coding sequence ATGATCGATAAAATAACAGAAGATGTCAGGCTAAAGTATAAAGACAATCCCAAACGATATGAACATATCCTAGGTGTTGTAAAAACTGCTGTAAGTCTTTCGTTAAGGTATGGGGTTGATTCTAATCAAGCCTATATCGCAGCAATCTTTCATGATTACACGAAGTATGATGACATAAGTACTCAAACATCTGTATTAGACATAAATGAAATTAAAACTTATAAAGATGTACCTGTGATGTATCATGCACTAAGTGCAGCAGCAATTTTAAAAAATACCTACAACGTACAAGATGAAATGATCTTAAATGCCATAAAATATCATGTATATGGTAGAGTAGGTATGACAATATTGGATAAAATTATACTGATTGCTGATAAAATTGAACCAACAAGAGATTATCCACTGGTTCACGTTTTAAGGAAGTTATCACTTGAAAGTTTAGATGAAACCATTAAAGTATATTTAAATGATTTAGTAACAAATCCTGAATTAGGATACGTTACAAATAAAAAAGACATATTAGAAATAATAAAAAGTATAGGAGAATAG
- the rsfS gene encoding ribosome silencing factor encodes MQLLQQTIEILEKINAQDITVYEFLEKSPFYDYFVVATVNERASQSAVGYFNETLKSSIKQVEGKGQTGWLLIDLGDIVVHLFGEKDREFYGFDKRFMELKKKI; translated from the coding sequence TTGCAACTATTACAACAAACCATAGAAATATTAGAAAAAATTAACGCACAAGACATTACAGTATATGAATTCTTAGAAAAGAGTCCATTTTATGACTATTTTGTAGTCGCTACAGTCAATGAACGTGCATCCCAAAGTGCAGTCGGTTATTTTAACGAAACTTTAAAATCAAGTATTAAACAAGTAGAAGGTAAAGGACAAACAGGTTGGTTATTAATTGACCTTGGAGATATCGTAGTTCACTTGTTTGGTGAAAAAGATAGAGAATTTTACGGATTTGACAAACGCTTCATGGAATTAAAAAAGAAAATATAA
- a CDS encoding helix-hairpin-helix domain-containing protein — protein MKKNVIWAIAFLLIFMWMVFKPDSKDLPYFKHEPDMIQVDITGAVKKPGTYQIIRGMTLAYLIDLSGGLKEHADISNIQLGSIITNASYHIPHYQLIEEEIIKRINLNTATYSDLILIPSITENRALEILLYKKENGNFKTVEELLNVKGIGVQTFDKIKVYFFI, from the coding sequence ATGAAGAAAAATGTCATATGGGCAATAGCCTTTTTACTTATATTCATGTGGATGGTGTTTAAGCCTGATAGTAAAGATTTACCTTATTTTAAACATGAACCAGATATGATTCAAGTAGACATTACCGGTGCTGTTAAAAAGCCTGGTACATATCAGATTATTAGAGGTATGACCTTAGCTTATTTAATTGATCTATCTGGCGGTCTTAAAGAACATGCAGATATATCTAATATCCAATTAGGTAGTATTATAACAAATGCTTCATATCATATTCCGCACTATCAGCTCATTGAAGAAGAAATCATTAAAAGGATTAATTTAAATACGGCTACTTATAGTGATCTCATTTTAATACCTTCTATTACCGAAAATAGGGCACTTGAAATACTACTTTATAAAAAAGAAAATGGTAATTTTAAAACTGTAGAAGAACTACTTAATGTAAAGGGTATTGGAGTACAGACGTTTGATAAAATTAAAGTTTACTTCTTTATTTAA
- the recA gene encoding recombinase RecA yields the protein MSDNKKQQALELALKQIEKQFGKGSIMKLGDGADHSIEAIPSGSIALDIALGIGGYPRGRIIEVYGPESSGKTTLTLHAMASAQKQGGTVAFIDAEHALDPNYAKALGVDIDNLVLSQPDTGEQALDIAEALIKSGSIDMIVIDSVAALVPEAEIAGDMSANHVGLQARMMSQAMRKMSGVISKSNVVAIFINQIREKVGVMFGNPETTPGGRALKFFSSVRLEIRRAEAIKQGSEMIGIKSNVKVVKSKVAPPLKTASIDIMYGTGISRSGEVLDLSVELNLVNKSGAWYNIGEEKLGQGRDNAKQYLEDKPELLNELEKKVRTHFKLTK from the coding sequence ATGAGCGATAATAAAAAACAACAAGCACTAGAATTAGCCCTTAAACAAATTGAAAAACAATTTGGTAAAGGGTCGATTATGAAATTAGGTGATGGTGCTGACCATTCAATAGAAGCAATTCCATCTGGTTCTATAGCATTAGATATAGCATTAGGTATTGGTGGTTATCCTAGAGGAAGAATTATTGAAGTTTATGGACCTGAGTCAAGTGGTAAGACAACACTTACTTTACATGCTATGGCAAGTGCACAAAAGCAAGGTGGTACAGTAGCGTTTATCGATGCTGAGCACGCACTTGATCCAAATTATGCAAAAGCACTAGGTGTGGATATAGATAATTTAGTGTTATCTCAACCAGATACAGGTGAACAAGCACTTGATATAGCTGAGGCTCTAATTAAGAGTGGATCTATTGATATGATCGTCATAGACTCTGTAGCGGCTTTAGTACCAGAAGCTGAAATTGCTGGTGATATGTCTGCAAACCATGTAGGCTTACAAGCAAGAATGATGTCACAGGCTATGCGCAAAATGTCAGGCGTTATCTCAAAATCAAATGTTGTAGCAATTTTCATCAATCAAATTAGAGAAAAAGTTGGCGTGATGTTTGGTAACCCAGAAACAACCCCGGGTGGTCGTGCACTTAAATTCTTCTCATCAGTGAGATTAGAAATTAGACGTGCTGAAGCGATTAAACAAGGTAGTGAGATGATAGGTATTAAATCAAATGTGAAAGTTGTTAAATCTAAAGTGGCACCACCACTAAAAACAGCATCTATTGATATTATGTATGGTACTGGTATTTCTAGAAGTGGTGAAGTACTTGACCTTTCAGTAGAACTTAATTTAGTTAATAAAAGTGGTGCATGGTATAACATTGGTGAAGAAAAACTTGGCCAAGGTCGTGACAATGCAAAACAATATTTAGAAGATAAACCAGAACTTCTAAACGAGTTAGAAAAAAAGGTTAGAACGCATTTTAAATTAACAAAATAG
- the greA gene encoding transcription elongation factor GreA produces the protein MASKKVYELTQSGLDQLKDELTHLKDVKRVENLEALKEAREQGDLSENADYDAARNEQARIEARILEIESILKNVKIIRTNDDSTTVNIGKKVLLHFVEKNKDVEYHVVGTIEADPKNFKISIESPLGRAIKGKEVGDLVQIKSATNKQSNVEIKAIS, from the coding sequence ATGGCAAGTAAAAAAGTATATGAACTTACCCAATCGGGTTTAGATCAACTAAAAGATGAATTAACACATTTAAAAGATGTTAAACGTGTTGAAAACTTAGAGGCTTTAAAAGAAGCTCGTGAACAAGGTGACTTATCAGAAAATGCTGACTATGATGCAGCTCGTAATGAACAAGCTAGAATTGAAGCACGAATTCTTGAAATTGAAAGCATCTTAAAAAATGTAAAAATAATTAGAACTAATGATGATTCAACAACTGTAAATATTGGTAAAAAAGTATTACTTCACTTTGTAGAAAAGAACAAAGATGTTGAGTACCATGTTGTTGGAACCATTGAAGCAGACCCTAAGAATTTCAAGATTTCTATCGAATCTCCATTAGGACGTGCTATCAAGGGTAAAGAAGTTGGAGATTTAGTACAAATCAAATCTGCAACAAATAAACAATCAAACGTAGAGATTAAAGCAATTAGTTAA
- the rpsT gene encoding 30S ribosomal protein S20, which yields MANIKSQIKRNLTNEKRHQANVSFKSSYKTAVKAVEKAVEAKDKDLALAKLSFAHKKLDKGQAKGIFHKNFVARNKSALARLVNSL from the coding sequence GTGGCTAATATTAAATCCCAAATCAAACGTAACTTAACGAACGAAAAACGTCATCAAGCAAACGTTTCATTTAAATCATCATACAAAACTGCTGTTAAAGCTGTTGAAAAAGCTGTAGAAGCTAAAGATAAAGATCTTGCACTAGCTAAATTGTCATTTGCACATAAAAAGTTAGATAAAGGGCAAGCTAAAGGAATTTTCCACAAGAACTTTGTTGCGCGTAATAAATCTGCGTTAGCAAGACTCGTAAACTCCTTATAA
- a CDS encoding DUF1292 domain-containing protein has product MKKDNELIIITGDKEEKATILFTFEEEGKNYVVFEFDETEEVSAARFEPTQGEGIGQLMDIETEAEWDLVENVFNQYEKDLEDEELED; this is encoded by the coding sequence ATGAAAAAAGATAACGAATTAATCATCATTACTGGTGACAAAGAAGAAAAAGCAACGATTTTATTTACTTTCGAAGAAGAAGGTAAAAACTACGTAGTATTTGAGTTTGATGAAACTGAAGAAGTTTCAGCTGCTCGTTTTGAACCAACACAAGGTGAAGGCATTGGTCAATTAATGGATATTGAAACCGAAGCTGAATGGGATTTAGTTGAAAACGTGTTTAACCAATATGAAAAAGATTTAGAAGATGAAGAACTGGAAGATTAG
- a CDS encoding M48 family metallopeptidase, protein MIEQYTKNNQTIQYKIVFKTIKHVYFRKKDDYFLISANRRMNKKQVLSILDSHFHKLVSFQTKKRRQTTEKFQLWGTKLSEAEFFDGLENTQKNYEKILIDKTVSQIEIFESQLINDLSKLNLTLKSTKVKLLKSKFGSCQIVRKEITINAFLAKLDPIYLYYVLLHEYCHLIEANHSSAFYKLLDVLMETHKVVQKDLRKYVITF, encoded by the coding sequence ATGATTGAACAATATACTAAAAATAATCAAACAATTCAATATAAGATTGTTTTTAAAACGATTAAGCATGTATATTTTAGAAAAAAAGATGATTATTTTTTGATATCAGCCAATCGCAGGATGAATAAAAAACAAGTACTAAGTATATTAGACAGTCATTTTCATAAATTAGTGAGTTTTCAAACGAAGAAAAGACGCCAGACAACTGAAAAGTTTCAGTTATGGGGTACTAAACTCAGTGAAGCTGAATTCTTTGATGGGTTAGAAAACACCCAAAAAAACTATGAAAAAATACTGATTGACAAAACAGTTAGTCAAATAGAAATATTTGAATCACAACTAATAAACGACCTATCTAAACTGAATTTAACACTTAAATCTACCAAGGTTAAGTTATTAAAATCAAAATTTGGTTCATGCCAAATTGTAAGAAAAGAAATAACAATTAATGCATTTTTAGCGAAACTAGATCCTATCTATTTATATTATGTACTCTTACATGAGTACTGTCATTTAATAGAAGCTAATCACTCAAGTGCGTTTTATAAATTGCTTGATGTACTAATGGAAACCCATAAAGTTGTTCAAAAGGATTTAAGAAAATATGTTATTACATTTTAG
- the holA gene encoding DNA polymerase III subunit delta: protein MESTYLLVGQSAFLINEQIKTYQDKFKLDQFNIVKLDALETEIEVINQELQTVSFFSDLKMVVIEHLDGLTRYDDKVLSTFYKYLESPSSDIVLILTITELPKDHNLGSYLEKYTFIETIQSLEGETLISYIRESFHKEGYQIEDKSIQLIIERTQNDLFSIHQEISKIKMYAYDEKIVFVEDVDLLVTRNLEDNIFSFSTAYLKGNIKSYMQIYDDLVTNKMPTITIFNHLFNTMHLIMQTKDLMEQGLNQKTLAEQLGVSSGRAYHLMKEAKLQSKKDLETLIHGLAKLDVEIKSGIKDEKLGFELLLLRRLA from the coding sequence ATGGAATCCACATATTTATTAGTTGGTCAATCAGCTTTTTTAATAAATGAACAGATAAAAACATATCAAGATAAATTTAAACTTGACCAGTTTAACATTGTTAAATTAGATGCATTAGAAACTGAAATTGAAGTCATTAATCAAGAACTTCAAACCGTTTCTTTTTTTAGTGATTTAAAAATGGTTGTCATTGAACACTTAGATGGTTTAACAAGATATGATGACAAGGTGCTATCTACTTTCTACAAATATTTAGAATCACCAAGTAGTGATATTGTTTTAATCTTAACAATTACAGAACTACCAAAGGATCATAATTTAGGTAGTTATCTTGAAAAGTATACATTTATTGAAACAATACAATCCTTAGAAGGTGAAACCCTAATTTCTTATATTAGAGAGTCATTTCATAAGGAAGGATATCAAATAGAAGATAAGAGTATACAACTTATTATTGAACGTACACAAAATGATCTTTTTAGTATTCACCAAGAAATTAGTAAAATTAAAATGTATGCATATGATGAAAAAATTGTTTTTGTAGAAGATGTAGATCTTTTAGTGACTAGAAACCTAGAAGACAATATTTTTTCTTTTTCTACTGCATACTTAAAAGGTAATATTAAGTCTTATATGCAAATTTATGATGATTTAGTCACAAATAAAATGCCTACAATCACAATCTTTAATCATTTATTTAATACGATGCACTTAATAATGCAAACTAAAGATTTAATGGAACAAGGCTTAAATCAAAAAACACTAGCTGAACAATTAGGTGTATCTAGTGGTAGAGCATATCACCTCATGAAAGAAGCAAAGTTACAAAGTAAAAAAGATTTAGAGACTCTTATTCATGGATTAGCTAAACTAGATGTAGAAATTAAAAGTGGTATAAAAGATGAAAAATTAGGTTTTGAATTACTATTACTAAGGAGGTTGGCATGA
- a CDS encoding ComEC/Rec2 family competence protein, which produces MIKLKFTSLFKYAYVYLILLVILILTIHYPYLVIVLLFYIYQIRKHISWVILISIALIYLLGFFTLQPKEKDVSQDFIISHVENKENYYQYTVTSGLNSYHFSSQVKYEFGDIIFIKGKTENYRKQTVPGGFNSFRYQLGKGIKGIIRMDTISLKSPSPFRSFMLKPIPILDLFYDDALIETQYMSHLFKLSSIHLAFLITLIFKLFYYLDIKDTSKYLITALLMGISYLIGFSVIILRMCIKYTIKYLNNQHNLDMDNFNIEVITCLMILIFNPYIIYNHTFIVVYVFVFYIALSSSVAKKRMGYIIPFLIAPFLLLWQKEISIISLFFIPIMSLLIKYVWVPSLIIGSILPFISLIDSIALFIQKLEAFIAIYDVRFYLMQLSGIMWIIYFGFILFLCAAPHKRAFYRRFSVLLGIVVISFLLTFKPLEDSVIFLDVGQGDSAVIFKDNQVIVVDAFANVTSYLKYHYVYTIDYLIITHADFDHMKEVDDLLLNFNIKTIVVSGYMDYPVKHPNIYRVREGKLKLPNSLGIKLLGPTKDYLNINDNSVVFKIHVDGLNYLFAGDIGIQTEKDLVHMYGRFLKSDVLKVPHHGSNTSSSMDFLYHVDPSIAVVSVSKRNVYNLPNNEIIQIYRDYGLYLHQTKDSGSLIIKKKNLINFPP; this is translated from the coding sequence TTGATAAAATTAAAGTTTACTTCTTTATTTAAGTATGCATATGTATATCTGATTTTACTCGTTATTTTAATACTTACGATACATTATCCTTATTTAGTTATTGTACTTTTATTTTATATATATCAGATTAGAAAACATATATCTTGGGTGATTTTGATATCTATAGCTTTAATCTATTTACTAGGTTTTTTTACACTTCAACCAAAAGAAAAAGATGTGAGTCAAGACTTTATTATAAGTCACGTTGAAAATAAGGAAAACTATTATCAGTATACAGTTACATCTGGATTAAACTCATATCACTTTAGTAGCCAGGTGAAGTATGAATTTGGTGATATCATATTCATTAAAGGAAAGACTGAAAACTATAGAAAACAAACAGTACCTGGCGGTTTTAACAGTTTTAGGTATCAACTGGGTAAGGGGATTAAGGGTATCATAAGAATGGATACGATAAGCCTAAAATCACCTTCCCCTTTTAGAAGTTTCATGTTAAAACCAATCCCCATTCTTGATTTATTTTATGATGATGCACTCATTGAAACACAGTATATGTCACACCTGTTTAAACTATCATCCATCCATCTTGCTTTTCTAATCACCTTGATCTTTAAACTATTTTATTATCTGGATATCAAGGATACGTCAAAATACCTTATAACAGCATTACTTATGGGTATATCTTATCTCATCGGTTTTAGTGTGATTATCTTAAGGATGTGTATTAAGTACACCATTAAGTACTTAAATAATCAACATAATTTAGATATGGATAATTTTAATATAGAAGTAATAACCTGTTTGATGATACTCATATTTAACCCTTATATCATCTATAATCATACCTTTATTGTAGTGTATGTATTCGTTTTTTATATCGCACTTAGTTCAAGTGTTGCAAAAAAACGTATGGGCTACATCATACCTTTTTTGATAGCACCTTTTCTACTTTTATGGCAAAAAGAAATTAGTATCATCAGTTTATTTTTTATTCCGATTATGAGTTTACTCATTAAATATGTATGGGTACCTAGTTTAATTATTGGGTCAATATTACCCTTTATTTCACTCATAGATAGCATAGCCTTATTTATTCAAAAATTGGAGGCGTTTATTGCTATCTACGATGTGCGTTTCTATCTTATGCAACTTTCTGGCATTATGTGGATTATTTATTTTGGGTTCATCTTATTTTTATGTGCTGCACCACACAAAAGAGCCTTTTATAGACGTTTTTCAGTTCTTTTGGGTATAGTGGTTATCTCTTTTCTACTCACGTTTAAACCGCTTGAAGATAGTGTTATTTTTCTGGATGTAGGTCAAGGTGATAGTGCTGTTATATTTAAAGATAATCAAGTGATAGTCGTCGATGCATTTGCTAATGTTACAAGCTATTTGAAATATCATTATGTATATACGATAGATTACTTAATTATTACGCATGCTGATTTTGATCATATGAAGGAAGTCGATGACTTACTATTAAACTTTAATATAAAAACTATCGTAGTAAGTGGTTATATGGATTATCCGGTGAAACACCCCAATATATACCGTGTTCGTGAAGGTAAGCTTAAACTTCCTAATTCATTAGGTATCAAGTTATTAGGTCCTACAAAAGACTATCTAAATATAAATGATAATTCGGTGGTCTTTAAGATACATGTTGATGGCTTAAATTATTTGTTTGCAGGTGATATTGGTATTCAAACAGAAAAAGATTTAGTACATATGTATGGTAGATTCTTAAAAAGTGATGTTTTAAAAGTACCTCATCACGGTTCTAATACCTCAAGTTCAATGGATTTCTTGTATCATGTCGATCCTTCGATTGCAGTAGTAAGTGTAAGTAAGCGAAACGTATATAATTTACCGAACAATGAAATTATTCAAATCTATAGAGATTATGGGCTTTACTTACATCAAACTAAAGATTCTGGAAGTTTAATAATTAAAAAGAAAAATTTAATAAACTTTCCACCTTAA
- a CDS encoding YqeG family HAD IIIA-type phosphatase — protein MIKARNLIPSLYQESIATIDYDMLKKQGITTLFFDLDNTIIDYNQTKLTSESIEFLARLEKEFKVLIISNSHNKRVSFAVGHQFKYVSFAKKPLKMGFKKALKMLGSKVSETAMIGDQLLTDIHGANRLGMYNILVDPIAKKTDRLPTRINRQLEKYFLKKIERKYPDEFGKGLNVYAIKHY, from the coding sequence ATGATTAAAGCAAGAAATTTAATTCCTAGCCTATATCAGGAATCTATAGCAACAATTGATTATGACATGCTTAAAAAGCAGGGGATAACGACTCTGTTTTTTGACTTAGATAATACAATTATTGATTACAATCAAACCAAACTAACAAGCGAATCGATAGAATTCCTAGCACGTTTAGAAAAAGAATTTAAAGTACTAATTATCTCTAACTCTCATAATAAACGCGTAAGTTTTGCAGTAGGACATCAATTTAAATATGTTTCTTTTGCTAAAAAACCACTTAAAATGGGTTTCAAAAAAGCCTTAAAAATGTTAGGTTCAAAAGTGAGTGAAACAGCCATGATAGGTGATCAACTCCTAACGGATATTCACGGTGCTAATCGTCTAGGTATGTATAATATCCTAGTGGATCCGATTGCTAAAAAAACAGATAGATTACCCACAAGAATTAATAGACAACTAGAAAAGTATTTTCTAAAGAAAATTGAGAGAAAATATCCAGATGAATTTGGGAAAGGATTGAACGTTTATGCCATCAAACACTACTAA
- a CDS encoding PolC-type DNA polymerase III: MKLEYKKILVFDFETTGLTPKRDKVIEVGAVLLEKIGDTYEIVQEIDYLIKQQTPITDFISNLTGITNEMLARDGVEEEYAFRQLDNLIDEDTLLVAYNLAFDIGFLSALYQTYVAHNYKIQNDILDCMAVYKDRYPYPHKLENAVARFELSNNQAHRASEDAKATFKVLDCLASEENNLKLYVNVLGYNKKYGLPDRTYFKKHIELVAQGFNGYREIEKRVIKNTI, translated from the coding sequence ATGAAACTAGAATATAAAAAAATACTCGTGTTTGACTTTGAAACAACAGGACTTACACCAAAAAGAGATAAAGTCATAGAAGTTGGTGCGGTATTACTCGAAAAAATAGGTGATACCTATGAGATTGTTCAAGAAATTGATTATCTCATTAAACAACAAACACCAATTACAGATTTTATTTCTAATCTTACAGGCATAACTAATGAGATGTTAGCGCGTGATGGTGTTGAAGAAGAGTATGCATTCAGACAACTGGATAATCTAATCGATGAAGATACACTATTAGTAGCATATAACCTAGCATTTGACATTGGTTTTTTAAGTGCACTCTATCAAACGTATGTGGCACATAACTATAAAATACAAAATGATATCTTAGACTGTATGGCAGTGTATAAAGATAGATATCCATACCCACATAAACTTGAAAATGCAGTAGCAAGATTTGAATTATCAAATAACCAAGCGCATAGAGCGAGTGAGGATGCTAAAGCTACATTTAAAGTTTTAGATTGCTTAGCAAGTGAAGAAAACAATTTAAAACTATATGTGAATGTGTTAGGCTATAATAAAAAATACGGTCTACCAGATAGAACGTATTTTAAAAAACATATTGAATTAGTAGCACAAGGCTTTAATGGTTACCGCGAAATCGAAAAAAGGGTAATAAAAAACACCATTTAG
- a CDS encoding O-methyltransferase produces the protein MKNWKISDLKSYALSKNIPIIQDDALNFIKNYIQNNNITSILEIGTAYGYSAVSFSSETTHVDTIERDAVRYEEALEWISLLDANVTLYAEDALTFDGLDSTYDLIFIDAAKSQYETLFKKYSALLNPGGSIICDNINFHNLKIETVKNRSTKGLLKKLEKFKTFLRENDTFETTFLDIGDGLTVSKLK, from the coding sequence ATGAAGAACTGGAAGATTAGTGATTTAAAGTCCTATGCACTGTCAAAAAATATTCCAATTATTCAAGATGATGCATTAAACTTTATCAAAAACTATATTCAAAATAACAACATCACATCTATATTAGAAATTGGAACTGCCTATGGATATAGTGCAGTTTCTTTCTCAAGTGAGACTACACATGTAGATACCATCGAAAGAGATGCAGTTCGTTATGAAGAAGCACTTGAATGGATTAGTCTACTGGATGCCAATGTCACACTCTATGCAGAAGATGCATTAACATTTGATGGATTAGATTCAACATATGATCTCATCTTTATAGATGCAGCTAAATCTCAATATGAAACACTATTTAAAAAGTATAGTGCATTATTAAATCCAGGCGGTAGTATTATCTGTGATAATATTAACTTTCATAATTTAAAAATTGAAACAGTTAAAAATCGAAGTACAAAAGGGTTACTTAAAAAGTTAGAAAAATTTAAAACATTTTTAAGAGAAAATGATACTTTTGAAACAACATTTTTAGATATCGGAGATGGGCTTACAGTGTCCAAATTGAAATAA
- the pgsA gene encoding CDP-diacylglycerol--glycerol-3-phosphate 3-phosphatidyltransferase, which produces MTTANKLTILRILLIPVMITVLYIDALVIDTAFLNMTVQQIIFAGLFILASLTDFLDGYIARKYNQITTFGKFLDPIADKVLVFTALLYLMVQMPDRVAIWGVMVIIVREFLVTGVRLIAVEHGKVIAASHLGKYKTLTTMLAIIMFLFNDFGLTLIHPNLVWVTNIVYYIAIFFTVWSGFDYLYKNREIILESV; this is translated from the coding sequence ATGACAACAGCAAATAAATTAACAATCTTAAGAATATTATTAATACCAGTCATGATTACAGTATTATACATTGATGCACTTGTGATCGATACTGCATTTTTAAACATGACAGTACAGCAAATTATTTTTGCTGGGCTATTCATTCTAGCGAGTCTAACAGACTTCCTTGATGGCTATATAGCGCGAAAGTATAACCAAATTACGACGTTCGGCAAGTTTTTAGACCCGATTGCAGATAAAGTTTTAGTCTTTACAGCACTGCTTTATTTAATGGTTCAAATGCCTGATAGAGTAGCTATATGGGGTGTAATGGTTATCATCGTAAGAGAATTTTTAGTTACAGGTGTTCGACTCATTGCGGTAGAACATGGCAAAGTGATTGCAGCAAGTCACTTAGGCAAATATAAGACTTTAACCACAATGTTAGCAATCATTATGTTTTTATTTAATGATTTTGGTTTAACACTTATCCATCCTAATTTAGTGTGGGTGACCAATATTGTTTATTATATAGCAATATTCTTCACGGTTTGGTCTGGATTTGATTATTTATATAAAAATAGAGAGATCATATTAGAAAGTGTATAA
- a CDS encoding GTPase yields the protein MPSNTTKCIGCGVVLQTEDPTKLGYIPNHDHIFCKSCYQLMHYGKAEGHSHPDNLPNFEKKSLIVVVTSLLYLDSMLNSEVKRLGDNYKVVYLINQIDLLPDATSKNFLLGKIQKSFRLNRVSYEDIVLMSALNPYDIDHLKGYLKSFNVPNIYLIGLQNSGKTTIFKALTGNKEALSLPKAALTQTMLHAKFDNLNIYDTPGLYQGGYLHEFFEYKDYKDLLPQKQFNPRNGTLKSGQSLMIGGLVNISVLKGETKSTLYVSDYVKHHITSSDNVENILKTENIFKLKFDNYVTKDYKLVEDKKYQFTLADFGIVHILGPVTIQISTHPKLHITLAESFFK from the coding sequence ATGCCATCAAACACTACTAAATGTATAGGTTGTGGAGTTGTACTACAAACTGAAGATCCAACAAAATTAGGTTATATTCCAAATCATGACCACATCTTTTGTAAAAGTTGTTACCAACTGATGCATTATGGAAAAGCAGAAGGTCATAGTCATCCAGATAATTTGCCTAATTTTGAAAAGAAATCTTTAATTGTTGTAGTCACATCTCTACTTTATTTAGACAGTATGTTAAACTCTGAGGTTAAACGTCTAGGAGATAACTACAAGGTTGTCTACTTAATTAACCAGATTGACCTATTACCCGATGCAACTTCTAAGAATTTTTTATTAGGAAAAATTCAAAAAAGTTTTAGATTAAATAGAGTGAGTTATGAAGATATCGTTTTAATGAGTGCGCTAAACCCATATGATATCGATCATTTAAAAGGATACCTTAAATCATTTAACGTACCGAATATCTATTTAATTGGCCTACAAAACAGTGGTAAAACAACTATATTTAAGGCATTAACGGGTAATAAAGAAGCACTAAGTTTACCAAAGGCTGCTTTAACTCAAACCATGTTACATGCTAAATTTGATAATTTAAATATCTATGATACACCTGGTTTATACCAAGGTGGATACCTACATGAATTCTTTGAATATAAAGATTATAAAGATTTACTTCCACAAAAGCAGTTTAATCCGAGAAATGGTACGCTTAAAAGCGGACAATCACTCATGATTGGTGGTTTAGTAAATATTAGTGTTCTTAAAGGTGAAACAAAATCTACCTTATATGTATCTGATTATGTGAAACACCATATAACAAGTTCAGATAATGTAGAAAATATTTTAAAAACTGAAAATATCTTTAAACTTAAATTTGATAATTATGTGACAAAAGATTACAAACTAGTTGAAGACAAAAAATATCAATTCACACTTGCAGATTTTGGAATTGTTCATATCCTAGGACCTGTTACTATCCAAATATCAACACATCCAAAATTACATATTACACTTGCAGAAAGTTTCTTCAAATGA